GGAGCCTTTCGAACGGGTTGACGGGTATGGAGAGGAGGCCTCAACTCAGATCCGCCTCCCCCCTTCCTGTCAGGTCAGGTGAAAGTCGCGATGCCGGTCATCGATGTCCGTCGGACCGTCGGTCGCGCCTGCAGTGTTAGGCGTTGCCGCCCGCAAAGTCGGGTCCCGCGACGGCAACGGCCGGGAAGGTGCGCAGCACCTGCCGGTCCCAGGTGACCAGCGGGACCTGCAGCTCCTGGGCCAAGGCAACGTACTCACAGTCGTAGGCCGAGCAACTCGACTCGGCCGCCAGCTGAAGGACCGCATCACCCCGAACGGTGTACTCGCGGCCGGCCAACAGCCGCTCCGCCAGTTCGTGCACTG
This sequence is a window from Gemmatimonadales bacterium. Protein-coding genes within it:
- a CDS encoding type II toxin-antitoxin system VapC family toxin — its product is DRRPGMIVADSNLLAYLLLGGPEAEDAERAFRRDPVWAAPVLWRSEFRSILAGYMRRRKLRVADAAAVHELAERLLAGREYTVRGDAVLQLAAESSCSAYDCEYVALAQELQVPLVTWDRQVLRTFPAVAVAGPDFAGGNA